In Anaerobacillus alkaliphilus, one genomic interval encodes:
- a CDS encoding FecCD family ABC transporter permease, with protein sequence MSKFITVRKGNFSFLIEKKNLRVMSVLFVSLLITLILSIGIGSTLVPLSEIIQTLFGQGSKQYDFIILSLRLPRVLVAILIGAALGVSGAILQGVIRNPLASPDIIGITNGAAFAATAFIVYLGGSVSIKLLPLAAIIGAITVSVLIYLLAWKKGVSPFRLVLIGIGMATAMGSLTTFMIVVTNAYTAAEAYVWLTGSIYAASMQKFYVLLPFVLVFVILALVLSRNVSVQELGDDVATSLGSRVQLQRFLLVFISVILAGAAVAIGGAIGFVGLIAPHISRKMVGASFGSLIPTAALVGALLVALADLIGRTAFQPYDVPAGIFTAAIGAPFFIYLIYRNRNK encoded by the coding sequence ATGAGCAAATTTATTACAGTCCGCAAAGGCAACTTCTCTTTTTTGATCGAGAAAAAAAATCTCAGGGTCATGTCGGTGCTATTTGTGTCCTTACTAATTACGCTAATTCTCTCGATTGGAATCGGTTCAACCCTTGTTCCTTTATCTGAAATTATTCAAACCTTGTTCGGACAAGGATCGAAGCAATATGACTTTATTATTCTTTCCTTACGCCTACCGAGGGTTCTAGTTGCGATTTTGATTGGTGCAGCACTGGGGGTTTCTGGGGCGATCCTGCAAGGGGTAATTCGTAACCCATTAGCTTCCCCTGATATTATCGGCATTACAAACGGTGCAGCTTTTGCAGCTACGGCATTTATTGTTTATTTAGGTGGCAGTGTCAGTATTAAGCTTTTACCGTTAGCTGCCATTATCGGCGCAATAACTGTTTCAGTACTGATCTACCTTTTGGCTTGGAAAAAAGGAGTTAGCCCCTTCCGACTTGTTTTGATTGGTATTGGGATGGCTACAGCGATGGGATCTCTGACAACGTTTATGATTGTTGTCACAAATGCCTATACTGCAGCTGAAGCTTATGTCTGGCTAACTGGCAGTATTTATGCGGCTTCCATGCAAAAGTTTTATGTGTTGTTACCGTTTGTATTGGTATTTGTGATTTTGGCACTTGTACTTTCAAGGAATGTTAGTGTTCAAGAACTTGGGGATGATGTCGCCACTAGTCTTGGCTCACGTGTTCAGCTTCAACGCTTTTTACTCGTGTTTATTAGCGTGATTTTGGCAGGTGCTGCGGTTGCCATTGGTGGTGCAATCGGATTTGTCGGCTTAATCGCTCCCCATATCTCTCGAAAAATGGTTGGTGCCTCCTTTGGCTCACTAATCCCAACAGCTGCTTTAGTCGGTGCATTACTCGTTGCGTTAGCAGATTTAATAGGTAGAACAGCCTTTCAACCTTATGATGTTCCCGCAGGGATTTTCACCGCAGCGATCGGTGCTCCGTTTTTTATCTATTTGATTTATCGAAATAGGAACAAATAA
- the pta gene encoding phosphate acetyltransferase: MSGLFEQIELKVKSQFPTIVFPEGTDERILEAAAKLGENKVLHPIVVGSHEEVSKKASEIGVTLDHIEVVDPATYPEFDELVTAFVERRKGKATEEEARKQLLNVNYFGTMLVYLGKAAGLVSGAAHSTGDTVRPALQIIKTKAGIRKTSGVFVMVKGDQKLIFGDCAINIAPDSNDLAETAIAAAETARVFDIDPKVAMLSFSTKGSANSPETERVSEATRLAKEMAPDLVIDGEFQFDAAFVPSVAAKKAPDSPLKGEANVFIFPSLEAGNIGYKIAQRLGDFEAIGPILQGLNKPVNDLSRGCNVDDVYKLALITAMQGLNG, encoded by the coding sequence ATGAGCGGTTTATTTGAACAAATTGAATTGAAAGTAAAAAGTCAGTTTCCTACAATTGTATTTCCTGAAGGAACTGATGAGAGAATTTTAGAAGCAGCAGCGAAGTTAGGTGAAAATAAAGTTTTACATCCAATCGTTGTTGGTAGCCACGAAGAAGTGTCTAAAAAAGCAAGCGAAATTGGTGTAACACTCGACCATATTGAGGTTGTAGACCCAGCTACTTATCCTGAGTTTGATGAACTAGTGACTGCATTTGTTGAACGTCGTAAAGGGAAAGCAACCGAAGAAGAGGCACGTAAACAGCTATTAAATGTCAACTACTTCGGAACAATGCTCGTTTATTTAGGCAAAGCTGCAGGTTTAGTCAGTGGTGCAGCTCACTCAACTGGTGACACAGTTCGCCCTGCGTTACAAATCATCAAAACAAAAGCTGGAATTCGCAAGACATCTGGTGTTTTCGTGATGGTCAAAGGTGACCAAAAGCTAATCTTTGGTGATTGTGCAATCAATATCGCACCTGATAGCAATGATTTAGCGGAGACAGCAATCGCTGCAGCCGAGACGGCTCGCGTGTTTGATATTGATCCAAAGGTGGCGATGCTCAGCTTCTCCACAAAAGGCTCAGCGAACTCGCCAGAGACCGAGCGAGTTTCGGAGGCCACAAGGTTAGCGAAGGAAATGGCTCCAGACCTAGTGATTGATGGGGAATTTCAGTTTGACGCAGCTTTTGTACCATCTGTAGCAGCCAAGAAAGCTCCAGACTCACCGTTAAAAGGTGAAGCAAATGTCTTTATTTTTCCAAGCTTAGAAGCAGGAAATATTGGCTATAAAATTGCGCAGCGTTTAGGTGACTTCGAAGCAATCGGCCCAATTTTACAAGGCTTAAACAAACCAGTAAATGATCTTTCACGTGGATGTAATGTTGATGACGTTTATAAACTAGCGTTAATTACAGCGATGCAAGGATTGAACGGCTAA